A stretch of the Duncaniella dubosii genome encodes the following:
- a CDS encoding DUF4136 domain-containing protein has product MKKLLGLLLLVAAVLTGCSPFNLVTSTTYNDANLRDYQTFRIVTPNEGKIPPGMTMVTYYNIAAAIREQMAERGYTEDPSSPLLINIGLTVRHEIATEPAILPGAYPYAWGPFYGGYAPWFMYPRGYYWPGYYSNAQVITGIYREGVLTMDMVNIDTKTPLFSASVGTILDNGDSQFRNLQGIAEAVQTLFSKFPVPLLPQYKK; this is encoded by the coding sequence ATGAAAAAGTTATTAGGATTATTACTGCTTGTCGCAGCAGTCCTTACAGGATGTAGCCCGTTTAATCTTGTGACAAGCACCACTTACAACGATGCTAATCTGAGGGACTACCAGACATTCAGAATCGTGACTCCGAACGAAGGCAAGATTCCGCCGGGGATGACAATGGTGACATATTATAATATTGCCGCAGCCATACGCGAGCAGATGGCAGAGCGTGGATATACGGAAGATCCTTCATCACCTTTGCTCATCAACATCGGACTGACCGTCCGACACGAAATAGCGACAGAGCCGGCTATTCTGCCGGGAGCTTATCCATACGCATGGGGGCCTTTCTATGGAGGATACGCACCGTGGTTCATGTATCCGAGAGGATATTACTGGCCCGGATACTATTCCAATGCACAGGTCATCACCGGAATCTATCGTGAAGGCGTACTGACAATGGATATGGTCAATATCGACACAAAGACTCCATTGTTCTCAGCGTCAGTGGGCACTATCCTTGACAACGGTGATTCACAGTTCAGAAATCTCCAAGGAATAGCAGAAGCTGTGCAGACCCTGTTCTCAAAATTCCCTGTACCGCTACTGCCTCAATATAAAAAATAA
- a CDS encoding shikimate dehydrogenase family protein, which yields MTSPRSKVYGLIGFPLTHSFSMSYFNNMFESENIDAEYVNFEIPDIGDLMEVVSENHNLAGLNVTIPYKEQVIPYMDEMDSEAALIGAVNVIKIIRGKNGDIRLKGYNSDAMGFQNSIAPLINNKRNRALILGTGGASKAVYRALVNLGVEPVFVSRNPEAGELAYSDLTPEVMESHKVIVNCTPLGMYPNVDRCPDIPYDLLTSEHLCYDLIYNPDVTTFMKKSRANGAEVKNGLEMLLLQAFESWNIWNL from the coding sequence ATGACATCACCTCGCAGCAAAGTTTACGGTCTGATTGGGTTTCCGCTCACCCATTCATTCTCGATGAGCTATTTTAACAATATGTTCGAATCTGAGAATATTGATGCTGAATACGTTAATTTTGAAATCCCTGATATCGGAGATCTCATGGAGGTCGTTTCCGAAAATCATAATCTTGCAGGACTGAATGTGACCATTCCTTACAAGGAACAGGTGATTCCCTACATGGATGAAATGGATTCTGAGGCCGCGCTTATCGGAGCGGTCAATGTCATCAAGATTATTCGCGGCAAGAATGGCGATATACGGTTGAAAGGTTACAACAGCGATGCAATGGGATTTCAGAATTCGATAGCTCCGTTGATTAATAATAAACGAAACCGTGCTCTTATTCTCGGCACCGGCGGCGCTTCAAAGGCGGTCTATCGTGCATTGGTCAATCTTGGTGTCGAACCGGTATTCGTGTCACGCAATCCTGAGGCCGGCGAACTTGCATACTCCGATTTGACTCCGGAGGTGATGGAGAGCCATAAGGTAATTGTCAATTGCACTCCTTTAGGGATGTATCCCAATGTCGATCGCTGTCCTGATATCCCGTATGATTTATTGACATCCGAACATCTCTGTTATGATTTGATCTATAATCCTGATGTGACCACCTTTATGAAGAAATCACGTGCAAACGGAGCTGAGGTGAAGAATGGTCTTGAAATGCTCTTGCTACAGGCGTTTGAATCGTGGAATATCTGGAATCTATGA
- a CDS encoding agmatine deiminase family protein: MNDNTPVSSLRRFPAEWERHDCVLLAWPHEDTDWNYILDDARRCIGEIVRVISQEECVILVGPADLCLPSIREQGFDSRRVRFVDMETNDTWARDFGALTVEVDGSLCLLDFKFNGWGLKFAADRDNLITSKLDGLGMFACDVENRLNFVLEGGSVESDGDGTLLTTAECLLSPNRNGEWGREEISDYLSRAFGFTHQLFLHHGALLGDDTDSHIDTLARLAPSDTILYCGAGEPDNPNHDELVKMQEELTTLRTPGGMPYNLIELPLPDTIEMDGEILPATYANFLITPTRILLPVYGQAQKDFLASQVVKVAFPDHEVVPIDCVPLIRQHGSLHCVTMQFPAGTVAGIENNEWTDTTTLD; this comes from the coding sequence ATGAATGACAACACTCCGGTTTCCTCTCTCCGACGTTTTCCGGCCGAATGGGAACGCCATGACTGTGTGCTTCTCGCATGGCCGCACGAGGATACTGACTGGAACTATATCCTTGACGATGCACGCCGATGTATCGGTGAGATAGTCCGTGTCATATCGCAGGAGGAATGTGTGATTCTTGTCGGTCCGGCCGACCTCTGTCTGCCCTCTATCCGGGAGCAAGGTTTTGACTCCAGACGTGTCAGATTTGTCGATATGGAAACCAACGATACGTGGGCGCGCGATTTTGGAGCGCTGACTGTCGAGGTTGACGGCTCTCTGTGTCTGCTTGATTTTAAATTCAACGGCTGGGGATTGAAATTTGCAGCCGACCGCGACAATCTGATAACTTCTAAACTTGACGGGCTTGGAATGTTTGCCTGTGATGTCGAGAATCGTCTTAATTTTGTGCTCGAAGGCGGCTCTGTCGAGTCGGACGGCGACGGGACTTTGCTGACCACTGCCGAATGCCTTTTGTCTCCCAACCGAAACGGCGAATGGGGACGAGAGGAAATTTCCGACTATCTTTCACGCGCATTCGGTTTTACCCATCAGCTCTTCCTGCATCACGGGGCGTTGCTTGGCGACGATACCGACAGTCATATTGACACCCTTGCTCGTCTTGCACCATCCGACACCATTCTTTATTGCGGTGCGGGTGAGCCTGACAATCCAAATCATGATGAGCTGGTGAAAATGCAGGAGGAACTGACAACTTTGCGTACTCCTGGCGGGATGCCATATAATCTCATAGAGCTTCCTTTGCCTGACACGATCGAGATGGACGGCGAGATACTCCCTGCTACATATGCTAATTTTCTTATAACGCCGACACGCATTCTTTTGCCTGTTTATGGACAGGCTCAGAAAGACTTCCTTGCGTCGCAGGTAGTGAAAGTGGCTTTTCCCGACCATGAGGTTGTTCCGATTGACTGCGTTCCACTTATCAGGCAGCATGGCTCGCTCCATTGTGTGACGATGCAGTTTCCTGCGGGTACGGTGGCCGGAATTGAAAATAATGAATGGACAGACACAACTACTCTTGATTGA
- a CDS encoding carbon-nitrogen hydrolase: MKIGLIQQHNTPDIDDNRRRLGEKVLELARRGAELVVLQELHDSLYFCQVENVDNFDLAVPLDSLTVDFYSEIARQGGVVLVTSLFERRAAGLYHNTSLVFDTDGSIAGKYRKMHIPDDPAYYEKFYFTPGDLGFKPIDTSLGRLGVLVCWDQWYPEAARLMAMNGAQMLIYPTAIGWESSDTPDEKTRQREAWITVQRGHAVANGLPVVTVNRVGHEPDPSGATNGITFWGSSFVAGPQGEMIYLAPDDEEAVTIVDVDMKRSEQVRRWWPFLRDRRIDNYGDLTRRFID; encoded by the coding sequence ATGAAAATAGGATTAATACAGCAGCATAACACTCCGGATATCGACGATAACCGTCGTCGTCTTGGAGAAAAGGTACTTGAACTTGCGCGTCGTGGCGCAGAGCTTGTGGTACTTCAGGAGCTTCACGATTCGCTCTATTTCTGTCAGGTCGAGAATGTCGATAATTTCGACCTTGCGGTGCCGCTCGACTCTCTGACCGTAGATTTTTATTCAGAAATCGCACGTCAGGGCGGTGTGGTGCTTGTGACATCTTTGTTTGAGCGCCGGGCGGCCGGACTTTACCACAACACATCCCTTGTCTTTGACACTGACGGATCGATTGCGGGAAAGTATCGTAAAATGCACATTCCCGATGACCCTGCATATTATGAGAAATTCTATTTTACACCCGGCGACCTTGGATTTAAACCGATTGACACTTCGCTTGGACGGCTTGGTGTCCTCGTGTGCTGGGATCAATGGTATCCTGAAGCCGCACGTCTTATGGCGATGAACGGAGCGCAGATGCTCATTTATCCGACGGCCATAGGTTGGGAGAGCAGTGATACTCCCGACGAGAAGACCCGTCAGCGTGAGGCGTGGATCACTGTTCAGCGCGGACATGCCGTTGCCAACGGCCTCCCTGTCGTGACTGTCAACCGTGTCGGTCATGAGCCGGATCCCTCAGGCGCTACCAACGGAATCACATTCTGGGGTTCAAGTTTCGTCGCCGGACCTCAGGGCGAGATGATTTATCTTGCACCTGACGACGAGGAGGCCGTGACCATAGTGGATGTCGACATGAAGCGCTCTGAACAGGTGCGTCGCTGGTGGCCTTTCCTCCGTGACCGTCGTATAGATAACTATGGCGACTTGACGCGCCGTTTCATTGACTGA
- a CDS encoding Tex family protein, translated as MANVHANVITAELGTYLRKHVAACLRLLDEGATVPFISRYRKEATGGMDEVTVHTIQMRHQELTELDKRKEYILDVIRERDMLTPELQERITETLDPVVLEDIYLPYKPKRNTRAQAARALGLEPLAKIIMSQTSSDIEKQAKKFAKEAGSIDSAIAGASDIISEWVSESEKARNLVRSRFQRSATIRSKVVAGKEEEGKNYQNYFDFSEPLRMCNSHRYLAIRRGEEEGILKVGITIEDDEMVDRLSRMFVKSTATPETATLVKNAVKDGYKRLMRPSIENEIASATKEKSDEGAIQMFADNVRQLLMSAPLGRKRVLAIDPGFRTGCKLAVLDEQGNLLQHDVIYPTPPANDFVGSADALCFYVDRYRIDAIAIGNGTAGRETERFIRDVMLPRKVQIFMVNENGASIYSASEVAREEFPNEDVTVRGAVSIGRRLLDPLAELVKIDPKSIGVGQYQHDVNQTKLKEALDYVVESCVNTVGVNINTASKQLLSYVSGIGPALAANIVKYRAENGDFTTRQQLLDVPRMGEKAFQQCAGFLRIPGGKNPLDNTAVHPERYALVEQIAADAKADIARLSKDRNLLHSIELDKYITKEVGLPTLTDIILELEKPGRDPRETAEEIPFDDSVRKIDDLHIGQELTGKVNNITAFGVFVDLGMKENGLIHISQLSDRFISSPADVVSIGQNIRVKVIDIDTARGRIALTIKGVAQ; from the coding sequence ATGGCAAACGTACACGCCAACGTAATCACCGCCGAACTCGGCACGTATCTACGCAAACATGTAGCCGCATGCCTCCGTCTGCTTGACGAAGGGGCGACAGTTCCATTCATCTCCCGCTACCGCAAAGAAGCAACCGGCGGGATGGACGAAGTGACAGTCCATACAATCCAGATGCGCCATCAGGAACTGACAGAACTCGACAAGCGTAAAGAGTATATCCTCGATGTAATACGCGAGCGCGACATGCTGACACCTGAACTTCAGGAAAGGATAACGGAAACGCTCGATCCGGTTGTGCTTGAAGACATCTATCTTCCTTATAAGCCAAAACGCAATACACGCGCACAGGCCGCACGCGCTCTTGGTCTTGAACCACTCGCCAAGATCATCATGTCGCAGACATCGTCCGATATCGAAAAGCAAGCCAAGAAATTTGCTAAAGAAGCCGGTAGCATTGACTCAGCAATCGCCGGAGCTTCAGACATCATATCCGAATGGGTAAGCGAAAGCGAAAAAGCACGCAACCTTGTGCGTTCTCGTTTCCAGCGTTCGGCCACAATCCGGTCAAAGGTTGTCGCCGGAAAGGAAGAGGAAGGCAAAAACTATCAGAACTACTTCGATTTTTCCGAACCGCTTCGCATGTGCAACTCACACCGCTATCTTGCCATACGCCGAGGCGAAGAAGAAGGAATCCTGAAAGTCGGAATAACGATAGAAGACGACGAGATGGTCGACCGCCTCAGCCGCATGTTTGTCAAGTCGACAGCGACACCTGAAACAGCCACGCTTGTAAAAAACGCCGTGAAAGACGGTTATAAGCGGCTCATGCGTCCGTCAATCGAAAATGAGATTGCATCAGCGACAAAGGAAAAAAGCGACGAAGGCGCTATACAGATGTTTGCCGACAACGTGCGTCAGCTTCTGATGTCAGCCCCGCTCGGACGCAAAAGAGTGCTTGCCATAGACCCCGGATTCCGCACAGGCTGCAAGTTAGCAGTTCTCGACGAACAGGGAAATCTCCTCCAGCATGATGTGATCTATCCCACTCCTCCTGCAAACGATTTTGTCGGTTCGGCTGACGCTCTATGCTTCTATGTCGACAGATACCGGATCGATGCAATAGCCATCGGAAACGGGACAGCGGGACGCGAGACCGAACGTTTCATTCGTGACGTCATGCTCCCGCGTAAAGTCCAGATTTTTATGGTGAATGAAAATGGCGCATCAATATACTCCGCATCTGAAGTCGCGCGCGAAGAATTTCCCAACGAGGATGTGACGGTGCGCGGAGCAGTCTCAATCGGACGCCGGCTTCTTGACCCGCTGGCCGAACTTGTAAAAATTGATCCGAAGTCAATCGGTGTCGGCCAATACCAGCACGATGTAAACCAGACAAAGCTAAAAGAGGCACTCGATTATGTGGTTGAGAGCTGTGTGAACACTGTCGGAGTCAACATCAACACGGCTTCTAAACAATTGCTCTCTTATGTGTCAGGTATCGGTCCGGCGCTCGCCGCCAACATTGTCAAATATCGTGCGGAGAACGGCGATTTCACCACCCGTCAGCAACTTCTCGATGTACCGCGCATGGGAGAAAAAGCATTCCAGCAGTGCGCAGGCTTCCTGCGTATTCCCGGCGGAAAAAATCCGCTTGACAACACGGCCGTCCATCCCGAGCGCTATGCACTCGTCGAGCAAATCGCAGCAGACGCAAAAGCCGACATTGCCCGTCTGTCAAAAGACAGAAACCTGCTTCATAGCATCGAACTTGACAAATATATCACTAAAGAGGTCGGATTGCCCACTCTTACGGATATAATACTTGAGCTTGAAAAGCCCGGACGCGATCCGCGCGAGACAGCCGAAGAAATTCCATTTGATGACTCGGTAAGAAAGATCGACGACCTGCACATCGGCCAGGAACTTACCGGAAAAGTCAACAACATTACAGCTTTCGGTGTGTTTGTTGACCTCGGTATGAAAGAAAACGGCCTTATACACATATCACAGTTAAGCGACCGTTTCATATCCTCACCGGCCGACGTGGTAAGCATCGGACAGAATATCCGCGTGAAAGTCATTGACATCGACACTGCCCGAGGGCGCATCGCCCTCACGATAAAAGGAGTCGCACAATAA
- a CDS encoding dihydrofolate reductase, with the protein MTDANSLSDRVTRPEHVSSLKPTIIVACTRNFAIGRGGDLLFHISDDLKRFKALTMGHPIIMGRKTFESFPKGALPGRRNIVVTRNPAYTASGVETAASLEDAIALCDPSEECFIIGGGEIYRQAIPLAGKIELTLIDATPADADTYFPELSAQDWTLPSSPVFNETDPRSGIRYTFLTLQRR; encoded by the coding sequence ATGACCGACGCAAATTCATTATCAGACCGAGTCACTCGCCCCGAGCATGTTTCATCGCTGAAGCCGACAATCATTGTGGCATGTACGAGAAATTTTGCCATAGGACGAGGCGGAGATCTGTTGTTTCATATCAGTGACGATTTGAAACGTTTCAAGGCATTGACAATGGGGCATCCCATAATCATGGGGCGAAAGACATTCGAGTCATTCCCTAAGGGCGCGCTCCCCGGAAGACGCAATATTGTCGTGACACGCAATCCGGCCTACACTGCCTCCGGCGTGGAGACAGCGGCCTCGCTTGAAGATGCTATCGCTTTGTGTGACCCCTCGGAGGAATGCTTTATAATCGGAGGCGGAGAAATCTACCGTCAGGCTATTCCGCTGGCCGGTAAAATCGAGCTTACATTAATAGATGCCACTCCGGCAGATGCCGATACTTATTTCCCGGAACTTTCCGCGCAGGACTGGACGCTTCCGTCGTCGCCTGTTTTTAACGAAACAGATCCACGGAGTGGAATCCGTTATACATTCCTCACATTGCAGCGCCGTTGA
- a CDS encoding 2-amino-4-hydroxy-6-hydroxymethyldihydropteridine diphosphokinase, producing MDKSISCTIGLGSNTPDREYQITKAIEHICAYLQKCSISSVYESEACNGKDKPYLNAVIHGSTTHDYDTVVKFLKDWEAECGRTQVDTLEGIIPIDLDLVIWDEHIKRPKDFERHYFNLGYRELLAKGAYETM from the coding sequence ATGGACAAATCAATCTCCTGCACAATCGGGCTTGGCAGCAATACCCCTGACCGCGAATATCAGATTACCAAGGCCATCGAACATATCTGTGCATATCTGCAAAAATGTTCGATTTCTTCCGTATATGAATCGGAAGCTTGCAATGGGAAAGACAAACCGTATCTCAACGCTGTGATTCATGGCTCGACCACACATGACTACGATACGGTCGTAAAATTTCTTAAGGATTGGGAGGCCGAATGCGGACGCACACAGGTTGACACTCTCGAAGGAATCATACCGATCGACCTTGACCTTGTCATCTGGGATGAACATATCAAACGTCCAAAAGATTTCGAGCGGCACTATTTCAATCTCGGATACCGTGAACTCCTTGCTAAAGGCGCATACGAAACAATGTGA
- a CDS encoding ComEC/Rec2 family competence protein translates to MRLSLMPLLPFTIVFILGILLEGWGVGAWFMVVPLIGAIILWLFRQPYGVLMCCGLMSGFAVGFVSRPASFPMALSGISKYYSAVALEVKSYEPTQIIIARIDSCEGVAVMPFMAKLTVPSSLPAVDECERLRFSSSLQPSVAGLDLPDEIDYDEPLRRMGVVGQGFVRPDSLEVVGGEPGLINDIRRFRSDLILAIVRLPVSDPVREFLCATIAGDRSMLTADLRELFSSTGLSHILALSGLHTGILAWIISVALLPLYIAGLRWLRIMILLIALWGFAVMTGLPPSVVRSVVMATVFLLAYSFQRTRTPFNSLCVAALVILVFSPRSIYTVSFQMSFLAVASILVFAEKFNPFPRRSRFLHGIAAYPAVTLAAMVGTAVVSAAYFNIVPLMFLPANIIGALLLPPVIICGIVMLVAGVFGLTLMPVAWLTDKMFGVITDTAEFLSGLSGAVVRDVYVGPSVIIVWFFALIPLGLWLYRRRMVYAVATALCFCFLAVTFVYAGPQDDSGVEAYIPRSLHHTSLIVRDGRTMKVFTTLPPHRHSEIHDDYSRRYRKYMLKRNVDSLLIRTVSSSVAEVVDVAGKRFMLLCGNNSFTLGESVSRIHYLVVCAGFRGDIVKAVASMSPDSVLLSSDLNNRRHNRYMDELARAGIPVRSIKNSPFGL, encoded by the coding sequence ATGCGCCTTTCACTGATGCCGCTTCTTCCGTTTACCATAGTTTTTATACTTGGTATTCTGTTGGAAGGGTGGGGTGTGGGCGCTTGGTTTATGGTCGTGCCATTGATTGGCGCGATTATATTGTGGCTGTTCAGACAGCCATATGGAGTGCTGATGTGTTGTGGGCTGATGTCGGGATTCGCTGTTGGTTTTGTTAGTCGTCCCGCATCATTCCCGATGGCCCTTTCAGGCATTTCGAAATATTATTCGGCCGTTGCTTTAGAAGTGAAATCATATGAGCCGACACAGATTATAATAGCCAGAATAGATAGCTGTGAAGGAGTCGCTGTCATGCCGTTCATGGCAAAACTGACGGTGCCGTCTTCGCTTCCTGCTGTCGATGAATGTGAGCGTCTGCGGTTTTCGTCATCACTTCAGCCTTCGGTTGCCGGACTGGATTTGCCTGACGAGATTGACTATGATGAGCCGTTGAGGCGTATGGGAGTCGTAGGGCAGGGCTTTGTACGCCCCGACAGTCTTGAGGTCGTTGGCGGTGAACCGGGGCTGATTAATGACATACGTCGTTTTCGTTCTGACCTGATACTTGCCATTGTCAGATTGCCTGTTTCTGACCCGGTCAGGGAATTTCTATGTGCCACTATTGCAGGTGACCGTTCGATGTTGACGGCCGACCTGCGCGAGCTCTTTTCGTCGACAGGCCTTTCACACATCCTTGCGCTAAGCGGGCTGCATACAGGCATTCTGGCATGGATAATATCCGTGGCTCTTTTACCGCTCTATATTGCCGGTCTGCGATGGCTTCGCATCATGATTCTTCTGATTGCTCTTTGGGGATTTGCAGTGATGACAGGCTTGCCTCCGTCGGTTGTACGTTCGGTTGTAATGGCGACTGTTTTTCTTCTGGCCTATTCATTTCAGCGTACACGCACACCGTTTAATTCGCTTTGTGTGGCTGCTCTGGTCATACTTGTATTTTCTCCTCGCTCTATTTATACGGTCAGCTTTCAGATGTCATTTCTGGCAGTGGCCTCGATACTTGTTTTTGCCGAGAAATTCAACCCGTTTCCGCGTCGCAGTCGTTTTTTGCACGGTATTGCCGCTTATCCGGCGGTTACGTTGGCCGCAATGGTCGGTACGGCTGTTGTAAGTGCGGCATATTTCAATATTGTTCCGCTTATGTTTCTTCCGGCTAACATTATAGGAGCATTGTTGCTACCGCCGGTGATTATATGTGGAATAGTAATGTTGGTAGCCGGAGTTTTCGGCCTGACGCTTATGCCGGTCGCATGGCTGACAGATAAGATGTTCGGAGTGATTACCGATACAGCCGAATTCCTGTCCGGGCTGTCCGGGGCGGTGGTCAGAGATGTATATGTCGGGCCATCTGTCATCATTGTGTGGTTTTTTGCGCTGATACCTTTGGGATTGTGGCTTTATCGCAGACGCATGGTCTATGCAGTAGCTACCGCGTTGTGTTTTTGTTTCTTGGCAGTAACATTTGTCTATGCCGGACCGCAGGACGATAGCGGTGTTGAGGCTTATATACCACGTTCGCTACACCACACCTCACTTATAGTGCGAGATGGTAGGACGATGAAGGTTTTTACGACTCTCCCGCCTCACAGACATTCAGAAATCCATGATGACTATTCACGCCGATATCGAAAATATATGCTGAAGCGCAATGTCGATTCGCTTCTTATAAGGACAGTTTCTTCATCGGTCGCTGAAGTGGTTGATGTTGCCGGAAAACGTTTTATGCTGCTGTGTGGCAACAATTCATTTACTCTTGGTGAGTCGGTAAGCCGGATCCACTATCTTGTCGTTTGTGCGGGGTTCAGAGGTGATATTGTCAAGGCTGTAGCTTCCATGTCTCCAGACTCCGTATTGCTTTCTTCTGACCTTAACAACCGTCGTCATAACCGATATATGGATGAATTGGCAAGAGCCGGTATCCCTGTAAGATCAATAAAAAACTCTCCGTTCGGATTATGA
- a CDS encoding metallophosphoesterase, giving the protein MAVFCFPKRNCTNGMLMSVMWMLYTYIAFYIPKYLFVIIDLIAKIPCLFKRHRLKWMSITGAVLSVVTFVALWWGALVNRFNIDVNFVDIKIPGLPEAFDGYRIVQFSDMHVGTFGNDTSFVSTFVDRINALHPDLIVFTGDIVNSKTTELTPFVAPFSRLNAQDGVYSILGNHDYGDYSEWPSSEAKKDNMELMKKLQADMGWHLLLNETVMLRQDGDSLALIGVENIGDPPFKVYGSLNKAYPQLSDSVSKILLTHNPAHWVDSISDRPDMRVPLSLSGHTHAMQIEMLGWSPAKYRYPTWGGLYNDSDKQHQLYVNIGGGTVGFPARVGATPEITLITLKKLK; this is encoded by the coding sequence TTGGCTGTCTTCTGTTTTCCAAAACGCAATTGTACCAACGGAATGCTGATGTCGGTCATGTGGATGCTCTACACTTACATCGCATTCTATATACCCAAATATCTTTTTGTCATAATCGACCTTATTGCTAAGATACCGTGCCTGTTTAAACGCCACCGTCTGAAATGGATGTCGATAACAGGTGCTGTATTGAGCGTGGTTACTTTCGTTGCTCTATGGTGGGGAGCATTGGTCAATCGCTTCAACATTGATGTCAACTTCGTTGACATCAAGATTCCCGGTCTCCCGGAAGCTTTCGACGGCTACCGTATTGTTCAATTTTCTGACATGCACGTAGGGACATTTGGCAACGACACCTCGTTTGTCTCTACATTCGTTGACCGGATAAACGCCCTACACCCGGATCTCATAGTCTTTACCGGCGACATTGTCAATTCAAAGACAACCGAACTTACGCCTTTCGTCGCACCATTCTCCCGTCTTAACGCCCAAGACGGAGTGTATTCGATTCTTGGCAATCATGACTACGGCGACTATTCTGAATGGCCCTCATCTGAGGCCAAAAAGGATAATATGGAGCTGATGAAAAAGCTTCAGGCCGACATGGGCTGGCATCTCCTGCTCAACGAAACTGTCATGCTGCGTCAGGATGGCGATTCACTTGCCCTCATCGGTGTCGAAAACATAGGTGACCCTCCTTTCAAAGTGTATGGTTCACTTAACAAAGCCTATCCACAGCTGTCGGACAGTGTGAGCAAGATACTTCTCACTCACAATCCAGCCCATTGGGTAGACTCTATATCCGACCGTCCGGACATGAGAGTGCCTCTGTCTCTGTCAGGCCATACGCATGCAATGCAGATTGAAATGCTCGGATGGTCACCTGCAAAATACCGCTATCCTACTTGGGGTGGGCTTTACAACGACTCAGACAAACAACATCAGTTATATGTCAACATCGGAGGTGGCACAGTAGGCTTCCCGGCTCGCGTAGGCGCCACACCCGAAATCACACTCATAACACTCAAAAAGCTAAAATAA